Proteins encoded within one genomic window of Tunturibacter gelidoferens:
- a CDS encoding S41 family peptidase, producing the protein MNTPPSRESGLTGKAKHEVLERVLKALESKFYKPELLGHDWQSAVRIHRAAIESAATPDAFEQAMTELLQVLKTSHLGFFHGTARRASSRAALSATYLFDETPYGSRWIFQDVHDGGAAALAGIEPGNILLRVDGKEIVPPEHPVFPMGLTSTLNIVANDGNERTVSVNVSQPKGKKLQFVEPTLVQSKKLGERLGYLKVAMFPGMIGVEVSNAMSDAVAKLGNIGRLIVDLRGNTGGGAGALRLMSLITPNRVPVGYAPNKRWAKRDLATLKARFPRLGKIPTSKGALWLLGLRFLPALITKSPIVLESEGLGPKPYDGRIVLLVDRHTASAAEMVTIFAKENKLATIVGEKTAGRLLSATSVKVGHGFRLAFPTGAYYTWNGTALEGSPIEPDVAADFSWQERRNGVDGQLQKALELMAG; encoded by the coding sequence ATGAATACTCCCCCTAGCCGTGAATCGGGCCTGACTGGCAAAGCGAAACATGAAGTTCTTGAGCGTGTTCTCAAGGCTCTGGAATCCAAGTTCTACAAACCGGAACTCCTCGGGCATGATTGGCAGAGTGCGGTCAGGATTCATCGTGCCGCAATTGAATCTGCTGCGACGCCGGACGCTTTCGAGCAAGCGATGACAGAGCTGCTCCAGGTGCTCAAAACCTCCCATCTTGGGTTCTTTCATGGAACTGCGCGGCGAGCTTCAAGCCGTGCGGCCCTTAGCGCAACTTACCTCTTCGACGAAACGCCTTACGGCTCACGATGGATATTTCAAGATGTGCATGACGGAGGAGCGGCGGCACTCGCCGGAATAGAACCAGGGAACATCCTACTTCGGGTAGACGGTAAAGAGATTGTGCCGCCTGAGCACCCCGTCTTTCCTATGGGATTAACTTCAACCCTCAACATCGTTGCAAACGATGGAAACGAGCGAACCGTCTCCGTCAATGTGTCGCAACCGAAAGGTAAGAAGCTACAGTTTGTGGAGCCGACGCTTGTTCAATCAAAGAAGCTGGGCGAACGTCTCGGCTACCTCAAAGTTGCGATGTTTCCGGGCATGATCGGTGTTGAGGTCTCAAACGCAATGTCCGATGCCGTTGCGAAGCTAGGAAATATCGGGAGGCTCATCGTAGACCTACGTGGAAATACAGGCGGTGGCGCTGGCGCTCTCCGCCTGATGAGCTTGATTACTCCTAACCGAGTACCGGTCGGCTATGCTCCCAACAAACGTTGGGCTAAGCGTGATCTGGCCACACTGAAAGCCAGGTTCCCGCGCTTGGGCAAGATTCCAACGTCGAAGGGCGCACTCTGGCTGCTGGGTCTGCGTTTTCTGCCAGCACTCATCACCAAGTCACCGATTGTGTTGGAATCGGAAGGCTTGGGGCCGAAACCCTATGACGGAAGAATCGTGTTGCTCGTGGATCGTCATACAGCGAGTGCAGCCGAGATGGTCACGATTTTTGCGAAGGAAAATAAGCTCGCAACGATTGTTGGTGAAAAAACGGCCGGACGCCTACTTTCGGCTACATCGGTGAAGGTCGGCCACGGTTTCCGGTTGGCGTTTCCCACCGGAGCTTATTACACCTGGAATGGAACGGCACTCGAAGGAAGTCCAATCGAGCCTGATGTAGCTGCAGATTTCTCATGGCAGGAGCGGAGAAATGGTGTTGACGGGCAGCTTCAAAAGGCGCTCGAACTGATGGCAGGATGA
- a CDS encoding sigma-70 family RNA polymerase sigma factor, translated as MSGTDFDTIEQFFCRDDLPMIRAHLHLVDTNGTVVCAEVEAAVERSFHWVLRDYPQVDPAMIANWAEEVAHSMQERAAILISPQRYAYSALKGKVRDWMRSGAAREQVAGIGRDLESIGGLSGSFQGAIDRKILFEQLKATLNERDRYILVLLLQDKTSPATVANALGTTYSAAAKAIQRVKERLASTLTGARKIDDPGHGSPQFCETKG; from the coding sequence ATGAGCGGGACAGATTTTGACACCATTGAGCAGTTTTTTTGCAGAGATGACTTGCCAATGATTCGGGCTCACTTACATCTCGTGGACACAAATGGAACCGTTGTTTGTGCAGAGGTCGAAGCCGCCGTGGAGCGGTCGTTCCATTGGGTACTGAGGGATTACCCTCAAGTCGATCCGGCGATGATTGCGAACTGGGCTGAAGAAGTAGCTCACAGCATGCAAGAGCGAGCAGCAATCCTTATTTCACCGCAACGCTACGCATACTCCGCACTCAAAGGTAAAGTTCGCGACTGGATGAGGAGTGGAGCGGCCAGAGAGCAAGTCGCCGGGATTGGGCGCGACCTTGAAAGTATTGGCGGCCTGAGTGGTTCTTTTCAGGGCGCTATCGACCGTAAAATACTCTTTGAACAACTAAAAGCAACCCTGAATGAACGGGACAGGTATATTCTCGTTCTGCTCCTGCAAGATAAAACGAGCCCGGCTACTGTCGCGAATGCGTTGGGAACGACTTACTCCGCAGCCGCGAAAGCCATCCAGCGCGTCAAAGAGCGCTTAGCTTCCACATTGACTGGTGCTCGCAAAATAGATGATCCGGGCCACGGCTCACCACAATTTTGCGAGACGAAAGGGTAG